The Rhodanobacteraceae bacterium DNA segment TGCAGCCCTTTGTCGGCGGCTTCCCCTTCGAGAACCTGCCGGGTTTGCGCAAGTTCAATCAGGCCGATCGAAAACGTCAGAACGGCGAGCTCTACGCCAGTTTCATGCCGGCCGACGCGGTCTCGATCAGCGCCAGCTACAACTACAGCGAGGATGACTACAACAACTCCGAGTTGGGTCTGACCTTCTCCAGGGTCAGAACTCTGAATGTCGATGTCACCTGGACGCCGACCAACCGCTTCTCTGTCTATGCCTTTGCCGCGGAAGACCGTTACGACAACGATCAGGATGGTCGCCAGTACTCCGGCGGCGGCGTGCGCCCGACTCAGTACAACGATCCCAACCGCAACTGGACCATGAAGAGCCGCGACTATGTGCTCACCTATGGCGTCGGGGGCAACCTGAGCTTCCTGGAAGACCGAATCAAGGTCGGCTTCGATTTGGTGAATTCCCGTGCCGATTCCGACATCTTCGTGACCACCGGCCCGTCACTGACCTCCGCACCCTTGCCGACGTCCGAGAGCGATCTGAACTCGGCCAGCCTGTGGGCTGACTATCGCTGGCGCAAGGACATCAACTTCCGGCTGCGCTTTGCCTACGAAGACTACGCAGAGTCCGATTGGGCCGTCGATGGCGTGCCACCCAACCAGCTGGCCAACGTGATCACGCTGGGCGAGAGCAGCCCCGACTACTCGGTATGGGTGACCACCTTCAGCGTGGCCTACCGCTTCTGAGTTTGAGTCTGCAATAGCGTCAAGCACTTCTCCCCGCTCGCGGGGAGAAGTCGTTTCTGGGCATGGGAAAGTGCGCCGGGCCGGCAGTATTCCAAGCTTTCGGTGTAGCGAAATTGCGTCGCGACCTGGGGGATGATGCCTACCGTCGTCACCGGTCGCGCCGTGAAGGCGCTCCTACGAAAGCTGCGCTCGCTGTAGGAGCGACCTTGCGTCGCGACCTGGGGGATGATGCCTACCGGCGTCACCGGTCGCACCGTGAAGGCGCTCCTACGATAGCTGCGCCCGCTTCAGGAGCGACCTTGCGTCGCGACCGGCGAAGCACAGGTCCTATACTGCAGCGCATCCTGGTTCGGCGTCGCCATGAGGAGGAACGCGCGCCTGCGCGGCCGCTTCTGAGCGGCTGCCGGCGCCAAGCGGCGCCGCAGCGCGGCGCCCTCCAGAGCGAAGGGCCGCTCTGTCATGCAGTTCTCGCTGGCCAAGGATCAAACCCTGCCCCTAGGCAAACGGCCTATCGGCGTTTCCGGTGTCCACGCGCCCGGCGCCAGATGCTGCGCGCGCGGTCGGAAATGCGCGGAGGTACGCATCAGCGCGCGATACAGCCTTGCCGCCCACTGGGCACGGGCGGCGGGCGTGCTGATCTGGTCCTGGCGCAGCTCGATCATGGTGTAGGGCAGACCACGCTGGATGGCGTGATGGTCCACCGTGTGACCCATGGCCAGATGGCCATCGTAGGGCTGATTGTCGCCGACCACGACGCCATCCCGAGACAGCTCGCGGATCAGGTGGTGAGCGAAGGTCGGGTCGTGGCGCCAGAGCACGCCCACCGACCATGGCCTGGGCTCGCGGGTGTCGGCGAGCATCGGCGTGAAGCTGTGGATGGACAGCACCAGCGGCACCATCGAAGTCATCGCCATCTGCTTCAGGTGGCGATCAATGCGGCGATGATAGGGCTGGTGGTAGACGCGCCAGCGCCGATCCCGCTCGGCCTCCGACAGACCCTGGTTGCCAGGGATCAGGGTGCCGTCACTGACTTCGGGTATCAGGGTGGGATCGTCCCTGGACCGATTGGGATCGATCACCAGCCGCGAGATCCCGTGCTCGATCATCGGCGCCTTGAGCGCTCTGGCAATCCGCCGTGCCACGTCCACCGCGCCCAGATCGCAGGCAATGTGCCGTGTGAGATCGAAGGGGCTGAGCCCCAGATCATGCAGCGGGCCGGGGATCTTGTTGCTGGCATGGTCACACAGCACCAGCCAGTGAAGATTGCTGCCCGGATGCCAGCGAAACACGGGAATATGATGTCTAGACTTGGAATCCATGCCCCAATGATGCCCGACCGGCGGCTGCAGATGGCGGGGCAAGACTGCGCCGCTTCAGCTTGAAGGGCTCAGGGCGTGCCGTCGGCGCTTGCGTGTCCCGGCCAGCACGGCCATCGGTTTGCCAGCCTTGCGGCACCCCGGCTTGCGCCGCTCCGGGGTGCCTCGTGACCTTTCAGCCAGCCCGACAGGAGGCCGGCAGATAGCGATCGGCAATGTCCGTTCCGATGCCATCCTCCAGTTCCACCAACAATTCCTCGGTATTGCCAAGGGCATTGCCGCAACGCCAGCTCAGATTGCCATCCTGGTTCACGGCCGGGAGCAAGTACAGATAGCTCTCGTGCAGCTTGGCGTGGGCAGCGTCGTTGAAGGTGATCAGGATGGCTCCCGCGTCCAGGTCCACGGTCACCTTGCCACCGGCACCGCTCATGGGTAATTCCATGCCGATGTCCTCAGCCGATTTGGGCAGCGCATTGGCGCTGTAATAGTGCTCGGAGATCGCTACCTTCAGCGCTGCGGCCTGGGCCAGACCCTCGGCGACCTCGGCTCGGACGATGAAGTCCTGATAGGCGGGTATGGCGATGGCCGCCAGCACTGCCACTACGGCGACCGTGGTCATCCCATCGGCGCCACCGAGGAACTCACCCGGGTGCTGGGCATAGTTCAGATCCAGATGAATCCGCTGCGCCGACAAGTCCACACTGATACCCATCGCCGTCTGACGCGGCAGACCCAGTTCGCGCGCGGTCGGCAGGCTGACCATGTCGACCTCGGCACCGCCGATGTCAGCCAGGGATACCAGCCCGCCAAGCCATGCGTAGTAGGTGCGTCGAGTGGCGTCGTCGATGACGCCGGCAGCGCTGAAAGTCGCTGAAGGATCACTGCCGGAAGCGCTGACGAAGGCCCCGAGCGACTCACCGGCCCCCAGACTGGCGCGGTCGATCAGCGGCTGCGGCACACCGGCCAGAACCAGCCAGCCATCCTCTTCGACCCAATACAGGTGCGAACCGGCCCGCGCATACAACTGGGCCCACAACTCGTCAGGAATCTTGGCCTCGCTTTCGCCCAGTGCCGCTCCCACTTCCATCAGGCTCGGCAGGCGCAAATGGTGAATGCTGGCACCACCGCGCTCAGTGACATCGAGCTTGGCCTTGAGCTTCTGCTGAAGCACATCCAGCACCTTCTTGAAGGCGGCGGCATCCTGCAACCTGATCGCCGCAAAGTCGCCGGCGTCATCACTGAAGACCGCCAGTTCCGGTCCGAAAGGCGCAAACCAGTCTGCCAAAGCCAGCCCGGTCGCTTCCTTGAGTTTGGCATCGGCTTCATCCAGCTCGGCGGCGCCTTCGTCCTTGGCATCCTGGGCAAAGGCCTTCTGCATGCGTTGCACGTCAGCACCCGTGGGCCAGGCCATGGTGAAGGCAGCCGTGGTGGTTCCGGCGGACTTGATGTCCATCGAGCGCGCCGACTGCGGCAGGTATCGACTCCAGCCAGCACCGGCAATTTCCGCCCGCAAACTCAAGCGACCATGCCCTGCCACCGTGCCCCAGCCCAACGCGACGCGCTTGGTCTGGTCCAGCGCCATGCGCGCGAATTCGTCGGTGGCGCCCATGCTCAGAATGGGGCGCAAGGCCTCCATGTCGGCCCACAACACCATGCCGTGGCCGGCAGCGTCGATCTCGCGCTCCAATGCCAACTCGGGGCGAGCTTCCACCTTGGCCTCGGCGATACCCTTGCGCAGTGACTTGAATGCGTCGAGATTGGCAAACATCCCGCCCAGCAATGACAGGCGCTTGCTGGCCGCGTCGAAATGCAGGAACAGCGCCGAAGTGCCGAGCGCAATCTGCGTGTAACCCTCATTGTCGAAGGCCAGCGCCGAATCCACCTGCGGCAGTTGCCGCAAGGTCTCGGCAAGGGCCGCTGCGTCGGGGTAATCCAGGATCATCGTGATATAGACGTTGGCCGCCGGCGAAGCCATACGGCCTGCGGCGATTGTGGTCAGTTCAATCGGCGAGCCCAGCCGATAGAGCAGCCCTGCCAGCGGCTGCGTCGCCTCACCGGAAATCGGGTCCTTGGCAAAGTCCGTCCGCATCTTCGCAATCGCGGTGACATAGGCCTGACTCTGGAACATCCGGTCGGTCGCCTTGTCGGCAGGTCCGAACAGCGCTCGCCAGGGGCTCGGAAGCCTCAAGTAAAGAATGCTGTCGGCCGGAAGCCGATCGCGCAGCCAGGCATTCTGCGAAAACGTTTGCTCCTGGGCTTCGACGGATGCCGAAGGAACGCTGGACGTCTCGTCGTGCTTGCCCCCACAGGAGCTCAGCAACACCAGAGCAAAAAGCAGAAAAAGTCGATGAATCATGGACATGGCAACACCTTCATGGCAGCTCTTCACATTTCTTGATCATCCCACAGGCTAAACCGGTATCCGGTCGCCATGCAATGACATTGCTTGCGCTGCGCTGCGGCCAGGCGCAATCGCGGCTCTGCCATGTACCCCGCCCGAGCTCTGCTATGCTCCGCGGGCCGCTGGCGTGATGCCTAAGATGAGCCGACTTTCAGCCAGATTGCGCAGCCACGCAATCGACAACAGAGCCGTGCCGATAGCCCGACATCCATGAAACACACGATCAGTCTCAGTCTTCTTCTTGCGACGCTTTGGTGGGTGCTTTCCGGCTACCCCAAGCCCATCCTGCTGGGTCTGGGACTGTTCAGCGTCGCCTTCACGGTCTGGTTGGCGAATCGGATGGACGTCATCGACCGGGAAAGCCACCCGGTGCATCTCTCGCGTCAGCTCCTGGTGTTCTGGGCACGACTCTTCGTCGAGATCGTGGTCTCCAACCTTCAGGTGGTGGCATCGATCCTGTCGCCGCGTCGCAACAACATCCAACCACACTTCCTGCGCGTGCGCAGCCGCCAGAACACGGCACTCGGGCAAGTGTTGCTGGCGAACTCGATCACCTTGACGCCCGGAACCGTGACCGTGGGGCTGGACAATGGCGAATTGCTGGTTCACGCCTTGAGCACGGCGTCCGGAGCTGCGGTCGTCGAGGGCCAGCTGGACGCAATGATCCCGCCAGATCTGGAGGAAATCGCCTCGTGATGCTCACCGCAGCCGGCATAGCCATATTGGTGTCGATGGGTCTGGCGCTTCTGCGCACGCTGCTCGGGCCCAGTGTGCACGACCGCATCCTTGCGGTGAACAGTTTCGGCACCAAGACCGTGCTGCTGATTACCCTGCTCGGTGCCATGGCGGGTCGTGGCGACTACTTCGACATCGCCCTGCTCTACGCCCTGATCAACTTCATCGGCACGGTTGCCTTGATGCGCTACAGCGAGTCGGCGGAGATGCGCCGCGAGGAAGAGGATTCGAAGTCGTGAGCGCGCTGGATATCTGCATCGCGCTGCTGCTGTGGTCCGGTGCCCTGTTGCTGGTGATTGCCGGCATCGGTCTTTTGCGCTTTCCGCATTTCTATTCGCGCCTGCACGCGGCTGGTGTTGTCGACACCTTGGCTGCAGCCCTGTTTCTGGGCGGGCTAGTGCTGAAATTCGGGGCCACGCTGGCCTCGGTCAAGCTCGGGCTGATCTTCCTTTTCCTGCTGTTCACCAGCCCCACCGCCTGCCATGCGCTGGCCTATTCGGCCTGGATCAGCGGCTTGCGTGAACCTGCAGACTCCGAGGAGCCGCCGTCATCGCCGAACTGATCGACATTCTGCTGCTGGCCTTCATGGTGATCACGGCGATCTTCGTCGTGCGCAGCCGCGACCTGCTGGTCGTGGTCATGGTATTTGGCGCCTACAGCCTGCTCTCTGCCGGCATGTTCCTGGTCATGGACGCGGCCGATGTGGCCTTTACCGAAGCCGCGGTCGGTGCCGGGGTATCGACCATTCTGATGCTGATGGCGCTGAGCTACACCAGTCGCTTTGAACGCCCAATCGGCCGCCAATGGTTGCCTCTGGCCGTGGTGCTGGTCACCGGCGCCGTGCTGGTCTACGGGACGCTGGATCTGCCCAGAGTCGGCGCCCCGGAGAACGTGGCGCACCAGCATGTGGCGCCGCGCTATCTGCAGGAGTCCGGTGAGGAAATCGGTATTCCCAACGTCGTCACCAGCGTCTTGGCCAGCTACCGTGGATTCGACACACTCGGCGAGGTCGCCGTGGTCTTCACGGCGGGCCTCGGCGTGTTTCTGCTGATCGGCGGCGTGCGCCGCAAGAGTGGCCACTGATGCGCGATTCGCTGATCCTGCGCATCGTCAGCAAGTTCATGATCCCGGTGATCGTGCTGTTCGCGCTGTACGTGCAGTTCCACGGTGAACTGGGTCCTGGCGGCGGCTTTCAGGCCGGCGTGATCCTGGCGGCTGCGCTGATTCTGCACATGCT contains these protein-coding regions:
- a CDS encoding N-formylglutamate amidohydrolase, which gives rise to MDSKSRHHIPVFRWHPGSNLHWLVLCDHASNKIPGPLHDLGLSPFDLTRHIACDLGAVDVARRIARALKAPMIEHGISRLVIDPNRSRDDPTLIPEVSDGTLIPGNQGLSEAERDRRWRVYHQPYHRRIDRHLKQMAMTSMVPLVLSIHSFTPMLADTREPRPWSVGVLWRHDPTFAHHLIRELSRDGVVVGDNQPYDGHLAMGHTVDHHAIQRGLPYTMIELRQDQISTPAARAQWAARLYRALMRTSAHFRPRAQHLAPGAWTPETPIGRLPRGRV
- a CDS encoding pilin translates to MSMIHRLFLLFALVLLSSCGGKHDETSSVPSASVEAQEQTFSQNAWLRDRLPADSILYLRLPSPWRALFGPADKATDRMFQSQAYVTAIAKMRTDFAKDPISGEATQPLAGLLYRLGSPIELTTIAAGRMASPAANVYITMILDYPDAAALAETLRQLPQVDSALAFDNEGYTQIALGTSALFLHFDAASKRLSLLGGMFANLDAFKSLRKGIAEAKVEARPELALEREIDAAGHGMVLWADMEALRPILSMGATDEFARMALDQTKRVALGWGTVAGHGRLSLRAEIAGAGWSRYLPQSARSMDIKSAGTTTAAFTMAWPTGADVQRMQKAFAQDAKDEGAAELDEADAKLKEATGLALADWFAPFGPELAVFSDDAGDFAAIRLQDAAAFKKVLDVLQQKLKAKLDVTERGGASIHHLRLPSLMEVGAALGESEAKIPDELWAQLYARAGSHLYWVEEDGWLVLAGVPQPLIDRASLGAGESLGAFVSASGSDPSATFSAAGVIDDATRRTYYAWLGGLVSLADIGGAEVDMVSLPTARELGLPRQTAMGISVDLSAQRIHLDLNYAQHPGEFLGGADGMTTVAVVAVLAAIAIPAYQDFIVRAEVAEGLAQAAALKVAISEHYYSANALPKSAEDIGMELPMSGAGGKVTVDLDAGAILITFNDAAHAKLHESYLYLLPAVNQDGNLSWRCGNALGNTEELLVELEDGIGTDIADRYLPASCRAG
- a CDS encoding Na+/H+ antiporter subunit E, with protein sequence MKHTISLSLLLATLWWVLSGYPKPILLGLGLFSVAFTVWLANRMDVIDRESHPVHLSRQLLVFWARLFVEIVVSNLQVVASILSPRRNNIQPHFLRVRSRQNTALGQVLLANSITLTPGTVTVGLDNGELLVHALSTASGAAVVEGQLDAMIPPDLEEIAS
- a CDS encoding monovalent cation/H(+) antiporter subunit G, which codes for MSALDICIALLLWSGALLLVIAGIGLLRFPHFYSRLHAAGVVDTLAAALFLGGLVLKFGATLASVKLGLIFLFLLFTSPTACHALAYSAWISGLREPADSEEPPSSPN
- a CDS encoding DUF4040 domain-containing protein; amino-acid sequence: MVITAIFVVRSRDLLVVVMVFGAYSLLSAGMFLVMDAADVAFTEAAVGAGVSTILMLMALSYTSRFERPIGRQWLPLAVVLVTGAVLVYGTLDLPRVGAPENVAHQHVAPRYLQESGEEIGIPNVVTSVLASYRGFDTLGEVAVVFTAGLGVFLLIGGVRRKSGH